In Porites lutea chromosome 1, jaPorLute2.1, whole genome shotgun sequence, a single genomic region encodes these proteins:
- the LOC140948658 gene encoding LOW QUALITY PROTEIN: uncharacterized protein (The sequence of the model RefSeq protein was modified relative to this genomic sequence to represent the inferred CDS: inserted 1 base in 1 codon; substituted 2 bases at 2 genomic stop codons): MLTKDSQSKQRRQASTALKSLDSSWVEKFSSLTLSEDDSTNVIERQGSELFESNLCEGWALHKPKGDAVRFXEKXRXYLTSKFEIGEQSGRKEDLRQVSQDMRKAKGENGERLFSRKEWLTKAQIQGFFFRLSSSRWSRAGSSPRTAVDDKSDEELIDEEEVNHMTTVELVVTEIGLTHPIVHDIYDLCDYVKEEKLNYFTVSMLKEICTFFKLPFKWESCRGLGRRFISGKR, from the exons atgcTAACAAaggactctcagtctaaacagcGAAGACAAGCTTC aaCAGCTTTGAAATCTCTAGATTCAAGCTGGGTTGAAAAATTCTCATCCCTTACCCTTTCAGAAGACGACAGTACCAATGTTATCGAGAGACAGGGTAGCGAACTTTTCGAGTCGAATTTATGTGAAGGATGGGCACTTCATAAGCCAAAAGGTGACGCTGTTCGCTTCTAAGAGA TAAGGTAGTATCTCACCTCCAAGTTTGAAATTGGTGAGCAATCTGGAAGGAAAGAGGATCTGCGACAAGTCTCGCAAGATATGAGGAAAGCGAAGGGTGAAAACGGGGAGCGCCTGTTTTCCCGGAAAGAGTGGCTAACCAAAGCCCaaatacaaggatttttcttccgTTTGTCCTCCTCGAGATGGAGTCGGGCAGGTTCGTCTCCGAGAACCGCGGTTGACGATAAATCTGACGAGGAATTAATTGACGAGGAAGAAGTGAATCACATGACCACCGTCGAATTAGTTGTAACAGAAATTGGCTTAACGCATCCGATTGTCCATGACATTTATGACTTGTGTGACTACGTCAAGGAGGAAAAATTGaactattttactgtttccatgcttaaggaaatctgtactttcttcaagctcccatttaaatgggagtcgtgcagaggcctggggcgaag Gtttataagtggaaaacgctaa
- the LOC140935260 gene encoding neuropeptide FF receptor 2-like — protein sequence MASYNFSSRFNESEFDSDDEAMRGNTSQDGCQFRNDATSTQTLRVVVYCVIIVVSIFGNCMTIAVVWRNKKMRKALDFFIVNLALTDLTITCVYMPRVIVMWLRGSAWLVEGVFGSILCKVVPFLHGISIIVSILTLMALAVDRFIAIVYPLRQKITARTSKFIIAFSWILAAMVRFPYLYSLKLAYKTREDEFSCDANIKRAFGINQAREIYYTFLFVAFYGVPFVIITASYVKILVALKRQQAFREDIAEQTKDSARSKVVRETRDRASKKVLYMLLSVTAAFVFCWLPYFIAQIVFDVIPCSLRFWRLFLAHSNSALNPCLYAVFNEKYRRGYRRMLSLFCCERV from the coding sequence ATGGCCTCCTATAACTTCAGTAGCAGATTCAACGAAAGCGAATTTGATTCTGATGATGAGGCGATGCGGGGGAATACTTCGCAAGACGGCTGCCAGTTTCGTAACGATGCTACATCCACGCAAACTCTTCGAGTTGTCGTCTACTGTGTGATTATTGTTGTATCAATCTTTGGCAACTGCATGACAATAGCTGTCGTCTGGCGAAACAAGAAAATGCGAAAAGCGTTGGACTTTTTCATTGTTAACCTAGCCTTGACAGACTTGACCATAACGTGTGTTTATATGCCTCGGGTAATAGTTATGTGGCTGCGAGGTAGTGCATGGCTCGTTGAAGGCGTTTTTGGTTCGATTTTATGCAAAGTTGTTCCATTTTTACACGGTATAAGTATCATAGTTTCAATTCTCACGTTGATGGCCTTGGCTGTTGACAGATTTATTGCCATTGTGTATCCATTAAGGCAAAAAATTACAGCGAGAACTTCAAAGTTCATCATTGCTTTTAGCTGGATTTTAGCTGCTATGGTTCGATTTCCATACCTTTACTCTCTAAAGCTTGCGTACAAAACTCGCGAAGACGAATTCTCCTGTGACGCTAATATAAAAAGAGCCTTCGGAATCAACCAAGCAAGAGAGATATACTACACGTTTCTGTTTGTAGCGTTCTACGGCGTTCCATTTGTAATTATTACTGCATCGTACGTGAAGATTTTGGTGGCATTAAAACGACAGCAGGCGTTCCGTGAAGACATCGCAGAACAAACCAAAGATTCAGCGAGATCAAAGGTTGTCCGGGAAACGCGGGACCGAGCAAGCAAAAAAGTATTATACATGTTGTTATCCGTCACAGCAGCTTTTGTCTTCTGCTGGCTGCCATACTTCATAGCGCAAATCGTGTTCGATGTAATACCGTGTTCATTAAGATTTTGGCGCCTCTTTCTCGCTCACAGCAACAGTGCTCTCAACCCCTGCCTCTACGCGGTTTTTAACGAGAAATATCGACGTGGCTACAGAAGAATGCTCAGCTTATTTTGCTGTGAACGGGTTTAA
- the LOC140935268 gene encoding ephrin type-A receptor 10-like — translation MKVQMFVFSGERAFALGLLINAVFPIPPVTSDTVILDDHSRYHQSWDWLTTYELTTGSGWSRSSQTGEYLVCDLQETATKSTNSWLISNFIDLQGAISVTVYVEFTARECDLQSLPFCKQSFNLHYYQTDSIVPSGVQKSTILAGHFSLASQIRALNVWSSGQARIYNNATAQFSVQTRGIYLGFQDTGGCIALGKVRVSYNVCPAQIIGGASYSRTPSPPLGGALKVYGNCGVNSASLRNSTSLYIECLSNGSWRKPENEAKCFCKPGYQITSQGCQACPPGTYKQVLSNSVCAACPENSNSDHSKQNCVCNSGYYRGPKDNKDGKCTAPPTAPRNLSVIFQDLSVIVVAWMPPSDSGGRSDVVYDITCFQCDSNGNCNNRQPCDGRMQYWPKKENNKLTHVTLTGLQPNTSYVLRVAAENGVSYLYGPNSNRIVEIQFGTKLSAKMILDKTFVDDATAVLTWRTVDNPHKFSSYDRYEIMCFKCQDGGDNIQHQCMQTCGSDIRYWPGREGLKDNHVTVSELQPSTLYKFVLYVWNSQTALASVLVQTSAASKAATQERQAQFFTVPMILAIVLAGILFVSAVFILLVTFHLKRRWYNIARKGAEKDSPIGKTYSAENTEDTIIMEEILQDYGHSITNGNRTD, via the exons aTGAAGGTGCAAATGTTCGTGTTCAGTGGTGAGAGGGCATTTGCTCTCGGTCTCTTGATCAACGCTGTTTTCCCAATTCCGCCGGTCACCTCGGATACAG ttattttggATGATCACTCCAGATACCACCAGTCATGGGACTGGCTTACAACTTATGAACTGACGACTGGGAGTGGG TGGAGTCGTAGTTCGCAGACAGGCGAGTATTTGGTTTGTGATCTCCAAGAAACCGCAACAAAAAGTACGAACAGCTGGTTGATATCAAACTTTATCGACCTACAAGGCGCTATATCTGTGACAGTTTATGTGGAATTTACTGCAAGGGAATGCGATCTGCAATCATTACCTTTCTGTAAACAGTCCTTCAACTTACATTATTACCAGACAGACAGCATAGTCCCATCTGGAGTGCAAAAGTCAACTATTCTTGCAGGACACTTCTCTCTAGCTTCTCAAATTAGAGCACTGAATGTTTGGTCATCAGGTCAAGCCAGAATCTATAACAACGCAACGGCGCAATTTAGTGTCCAGACCAGGGGGATTTATTTGGGATTTCAGGATACTGGTGGCTGTATTGCTCTTGGTAAAGTTCGAGTCTCTTATAACGTATGCCCCGCCCAGATAATTGGAGGGGCAAGTTATAGCCGAACCCCTTCTCCTCCTCTTGGTGGTGCTCTAAAGGTGTATGGAAACTGTGGGGTGAACTCAGCGAGTCTGCGCAATTCAACATCGTTGTATATAGAATGTCTTAGCAACGGAAGCTGGAGAAAACCTGAGAATGAAGCGAAGTGTTTCTGTAAACCTGGCTATCAAATTACTTCTCAGGGTTGCCAAG CTTGCCCTCCCGGTACTTACAAGCAAGTGCTTAGTAATTCGGTGTGCGCTGCGTGTCCAGAGAACAGCAATTCTGACCATTCCAAACAGAATTGTGTCTGTAACTCAGGTTATTACAGAGGACCAAAAGATAACAAGGATGGCAAATGCACAG CACCCCCTACTGCACCAAGAAACTTGTCAGTTATATTTCAAGATCTGTCAGTAATTGTAGTGGCTTGGATGCCACCATCAGATAGCGGAGGACGATCCGATGTGGTATATGACATCACTTGCTTTCAGTGCGATTCAAATGGAAACTGTAACAACAGACAGCCTTGCGATGGCAGAATGCAATACtggccaaaaaaagaaaacaacaaattgaCTCACGTGACCTTGACCGGCCTTCAGCCAAACACGTCGTACGTTTTAAGAGTTGCCGCAGAAAATGGTGTGAGTTACTTATATGGACCGAACTCCAATAGAATTGTAGAGATTCAGTTTGGAACTAAACTTTCAG CCAAAATGATTCTAGATAAAACTTTTGTTGACGATGCCACGGCCGTTCTCACATGGCGAACGGTTGACAATCCGCACAAGTTCTCAAGTTATGATCGCTACGAAATAATGTGCTTCAAATGCCAAGATGGGGGAGACAATATACAACACCAATGTATGCAAACCTGCGGCAGTGACATTCGTTATTGGCCTGGAAGAGAGGGTCTTAAAGACAATCACGTGACTGTATCGGAGTTGCAGCCATCAACACTTTATAAATTTGTGCTGTATGTATGGAATTCTCAGACTGCATTGGCATCAGTGCTAGTTCAAACCAGCGCCGCATCAAAAGCTGCCACTCAAG AGCGACAAGCGCAATTTTTCACCGTTCCGATGATCCTGGCAATCGTTTTGGCAGGAATACTGTTCGTTTCTGCAGTCTTTATACTGTTGGTGACATTTCACCTCAAGAGACGTTGGTACAACATAGCAaggaaaggagcagagaaagACAGCCCAATTGGCAAAACATATTCTGCTGAAAATACTGAAGATACCATAATCATGGAAGAAATTTTGCAAGACTATGGACATTCTATAACGAATGGAAATAGAACTGATTAG